A stretch of Lewinella sp. 4G2 DNA encodes these proteins:
- a CDS encoding regulatory protein RecX, with amino-acid sequence MYYKPKQAPKVVYTREQALEALQHYCAYQDRCHQEARQKLRELRCFGHEAEEVICDLIAEKYLDDERFARSFARGKFKIKRWGRMKITRELKQRDISAYCIKKGLSEIEEEDYLKTLEDELLRRDRAEKPGLHPYLKRRKLADYMFQRGYESYLTWECINRLEL; translated from the coding sequence GTGTACTACAAGCCGAAGCAGGCCCCGAAAGTCGTTTATACCCGCGAGCAAGCCCTGGAGGCGTTGCAGCACTACTGCGCGTATCAGGATCGCTGCCACCAGGAGGCCCGGCAAAAGCTTCGCGAACTCCGCTGTTTCGGCCACGAAGCCGAGGAGGTGATCTGTGACCTGATCGCAGAAAAGTACCTCGACGACGAACGCTTCGCCCGCTCTTTCGCCCGCGGCAAATTCAAGATCAAACGCTGGGGCCGCATGAAAATCACCCGCGAGCTCAAGCAACGCGACATCTCCGCCTACTGCATTAAAAAAGGACTCTCGGAGATCGAAGAAGAAGACTACCTCAAAACCCTCGAAGACGAACTACTACGCCGCGACCGCGCCGAAAAACCCGGCCTCCACCCCTACCTCAAACGCCGGAAATTGGCGGATTATATGTTCCAGCGGGGGTATGAGAGTTACTTGACTTGGGAGTGTATTAATCGGTTGGAGCTTTAG